Proteins co-encoded in one Chitinivibrio alkaliphilus ACht1 genomic window:
- a CDS encoding glycosyl hydrolase family 8: MKRKILVTWLACFGMVFSGIAGEHMPFPQSRSYDGMVKPGISQELMNQHIRDAYDTYKRNHLTRAQNVENAYYMSETSTHDEGVTVSEAHGWGMVILTHMAGYDDSAQYYFDGMYNFYKAFPATGAGGSNLMTWRIDGGVGSWEDTQTRRNSATDGDLDIAYALLLAYKQWGEQRYLNQARAMLNDIYDHLVHPETQALRMGNWATSASDMYYNTRPADWMGGHMRTFAEATGDTKWNAVADKAYEIYNAFLNEPQNGASETGLISDFVYHHPQYGTWNVDSYFLEMEHDNQFSTNSSRVPWRITADYAHFGTQNAREAAQRLGEFVIDASNGNVEQIYPGYYLSGTPLTTNYTSPTFTAPFIAAAAVAGDQNFVTDGWNYLQRSYMEGSDHFSRAIRLQSMLLISGNWWSWSDSPVDDGDDDFDTSGIYFDHFEDENLAQTNLGYEYGRATMPDEPWEAGGYWYTYVGGDEGGIFASDGTEIDSDNTAKMFDSTAGTLRITIEERGALHAPFPDDMVVDLSQMSGVTVRGRGSDNMRLTFTTENDGSAESYWGGYGRNIRLSNSSEKYQIPVSLLSPAPWSDEENEGMTWAADGASRATGVTLSLPDDVSSAEIELEYIQFNGITTHTFDFEYVEDDDDGDDDGDDDGDDDGDDDGDDDGDDDGDDDGDDDGDDDGDDDGDDDGDELPVEDILTVAGWSVTTDSYETGSSADIADSDIPVVIDLVQGTSDGDAGHWAYANATASMGQDFGDVQAIEIEYSSDADFNVSLGTETYGFIAPQSSGTGETVRIEISDFEKSWGDSDELHMSDIYGVGFATAEEGAVSIEVHAIRLVGFEYDDDDDSVNLVERETVRKSPLAIHGVTPQSIQISTDASGLYSVSAYALNGQRVYTTEQHLSAGDHRISVQGQLPRGMVILRVNGPEGQVVNRHIVR; encoded by the coding sequence ATGAAACGAAAAATACTGGTAACTTGGCTGGCCTGTTTTGGAATGGTTTTCTCCGGAATCGCAGGCGAACACATGCCCTTTCCCCAAAGTCGATCATACGACGGCATGGTAAAACCCGGAATTTCACAGGAGCTCATGAACCAGCATATTCGTGATGCCTATGACACATATAAACGAAATCATCTCACACGTGCACAAAATGTTGAAAATGCGTATTATATGAGTGAGACTTCCACCCATGATGAGGGCGTGACCGTTTCTGAAGCCCATGGGTGGGGTATGGTAATTCTAACACACATGGCTGGATACGATGATTCGGCACAATACTATTTTGATGGTATGTATAATTTTTATAAAGCCTTTCCTGCTACAGGAGCAGGTGGATCTAACCTCATGACGTGGCGTATAGATGGGGGAGTTGGTTCTTGGGAAGATACACAGACCCGAAGAAATTCTGCCACTGATGGCGATCTGGATATTGCCTATGCCTTACTTCTTGCCTATAAGCAGTGGGGGGAGCAACGATATCTCAATCAGGCGCGGGCTATGCTTAATGATATCTATGATCATTTGGTACACCCTGAGACCCAGGCATTACGCATGGGAAACTGGGCAACTTCAGCCAGTGATATGTATTACAATACACGCCCGGCAGATTGGATGGGCGGCCATATGCGAACCTTTGCTGAAGCAACGGGGGACACAAAATGGAACGCCGTTGCTGATAAGGCATACGAGATTTACAATGCTTTTCTGAATGAACCGCAAAATGGAGCATCTGAAACAGGGCTTATTTCCGATTTTGTGTACCATCATCCCCAATATGGAACATGGAATGTAGATTCTTACTTTCTTGAAATGGAGCATGATAATCAGTTTTCTACAAATTCATCACGTGTACCGTGGCGTATCACGGCCGATTATGCTCATTTTGGCACGCAGAATGCCCGTGAGGCGGCACAACGACTGGGTGAGTTTGTTATTGATGCAAGTAATGGTAATGTAGAACAGATATACCCTGGTTACTACTTAAGCGGTACTCCCCTGACTACCAACTATACGTCTCCGACCTTTACCGCCCCCTTTATTGCTGCTGCGGCCGTGGCGGGTGACCAGAATTTTGTCACAGATGGGTGGAACTATTTGCAACGATCTTATATGGAGGGAAGTGACCATTTCTCGCGAGCCATCCGTTTGCAGTCCATGTTGCTTATTTCGGGAAATTGGTGGAGTTGGAGCGACTCTCCCGTGGATGATGGCGATGATGATTTTGATACCAGCGGTATTTATTTTGACCATTTTGAAGATGAAAACCTTGCGCAAACAAACCTTGGATATGAGTACGGCCGTGCGACTATGCCCGACGAGCCGTGGGAAGCAGGAGGGTATTGGTATACCTATGTTGGGGGTGATGAAGGTGGCATTTTCGCTTCTGATGGCACCGAAATTGATAGTGACAACACGGCAAAAATGTTCGATTCTACTGCTGGAACCCTTCGTATTACCATTGAAGAACGCGGTGCTCTTCATGCTCCCTTTCCTGATGATATGGTGGTTGATCTTTCTCAGATGAGTGGTGTAACCGTACGTGGCAGAGGGAGTGATAACATGCGTTTAACCTTTACTACGGAAAATGATGGTTCGGCAGAATCATATTGGGGAGGATATGGACGTAACATTAGGTTGAGCAACTCTTCTGAAAAGTATCAGATTCCGGTGAGTTTACTTAGTCCTGCACCCTGGTCGGACGAAGAAAATGAAGGCATGACGTGGGCCGCTGATGGGGCATCACGGGCAACAGGGGTCACCCTTTCATTGCCGGATGATGTTTCCTCGGCAGAGATAGAACTTGAGTATATCCAATTCAACGGTATCACAACGCACACCTTCGACTTTGAATACGTAGAAGATGATGACGACGGCGATGATGACGGTGATGACGACGGTGATGATGACGGTGATGATGACGGTGATGACGACGGTGATGACGACGGTGATGATGACGGTGATGATGACGGTGATGATGACGGTGATGATGACGGTGATGATGACGGTGATGAGTTGCCCGTGGAAGATATCCTCACTGTTGCGGGGTGGTCTGTTACTACAGACTCCTATGAAACCGGATCATCAGCAGACATTGCTGATAGTGATATCCCTGTGGTGATAGATCTTGTCCAAGGAACAAGCGATGGTGATGCAGGACATTGGGCCTATGCAAATGCCACGGCATCCATGGGGCAGGATTTTGGAGATGTCCAGGCGATAGAAATTGAATACAGTTCAGACGCAGATTTCAATGTTAGTCTTGGCACCGAGACATATGGATTTATTGCACCGCAAAGCTCCGGTACAGGTGAGACGGTTCGTATAGAGATCTCAGACTTTGAAAAAAGTTGGGGTGATAGCGATGAGTTGCACATGAGCGATATCTATGGTGTCGGTTTTGCCACGGCAGAGGAGGGCGCAGTATCCATAGAGGTGCACGCCATACGTCTGGTTGGTTTTGAGTATGATGACGATGACGACTCGGTGAACCTTGTAGAAAGAGAGACGGTACGGAAAAGTCCCTTAGCAATACATGGGGTAACCCCGCAAAGCATACAGATTTCAACTGACGCATCTGGTCTGTATTCTGTCTCAGCGTATGCGCTCAATGGCCAACGTGTGTATACTACAGAGCAGCACCTTTCAGCAGGAGACCATCGTATTTCCGTGCAGGGTCAACTGCCCCGTGGTATGGTGATACTGCGCGTGAATGGGCCGGAAGGTCAGGTGGTAAATCGACACATTGTACGATAA
- the yciH gene encoding stress response translation initiation inhibitor YciH, translating to MSSSLVYSTDSGRVCPQCEQPQNRCECKQQSSAHTAPQGVVYLRRETKGRKGKGVTCITGLALSDMACKLLAKELKQTCGCGGTVRNGEIEIQGDVRTTLKKILEKKGYVCKIAGA from the coding sequence ATGAGTTCTTCCTTGGTCTATTCCACTGACTCGGGGCGTGTGTGTCCCCAGTGTGAGCAGCCGCAAAATCGATGTGAATGCAAGCAGCAGTCCTCCGCACATACTGCCCCACAGGGGGTGGTGTATTTGCGTCGCGAGACGAAGGGGAGAAAAGGGAAAGGGGTCACCTGTATTACTGGGCTTGCCCTTTCTGATATGGCATGTAAGCTCCTTGCAAAAGAGCTGAAACAGACGTGTGGTTGTGGAGGAACAGTCCGAAACGGAGAGATTGAGATTCAAGGAGATGTGCGCACTACCCTTAAGAAGATTCTGGAGAAAAAGGGGTATGTCTGTAAAATAGCTGGTGCGTAA
- the rnc gene encoding ribonuclease III, with translation MIDTFKQFLGKKGVSREKETGDTSYAALEERIGYTFRDTSYLTKALRHKSSVSAEKDPRGIESNERLEFLGDAVVNCLVTEELYHRFPDKPEGHLSKYKSLLVSRKILGVLAERINLSEFLLTGPGEKRGPQKQVNSIASNAFEALIGAAFLDSGSDFTAVRSILAQLLYPSINHFINDVENRNYKSRILELAQGDHLGSPRYITLSQKGPEHNKHFIVAVEVGGLRLGEGSGKNKKAAQQEAARVAIPKYTESFVAKAREHRSKKA, from the coding sequence TTGATTGATACGTTTAAACAGTTTTTAGGAAAAAAAGGGGTGTCTCGTGAAAAAGAAACGGGAGATACCTCTTACGCAGCCCTTGAAGAACGCATTGGGTATACCTTTCGTGATACATCCTATCTTACCAAAGCGTTACGTCATAAGTCAAGTGTCTCTGCCGAGAAAGATCCTCGGGGAATTGAATCAAATGAGCGTTTGGAATTTCTCGGTGATGCCGTTGTAAACTGTCTGGTTACTGAGGAGTTATACCATCGATTCCCCGATAAACCGGAAGGGCATCTATCAAAGTATAAGTCGCTTCTCGTGAGTCGTAAAATTCTCGGGGTCCTTGCCGAACGGATTAATCTATCGGAATTTCTTTTGACTGGCCCGGGGGAGAAGCGGGGGCCTCAAAAGCAGGTTAATTCCATTGCGTCCAATGCCTTTGAGGCTTTAATCGGTGCTGCGTTTCTTGATAGTGGCAGCGATTTTACGGCGGTCAGATCTATTCTGGCACAGCTGTTATATCCCAGTATCAATCATTTTATCAATGATGTGGAAAATCGCAATTACAAGTCGCGTATCTTAGAGCTTGCTCAAGGCGATCATCTGGGATCTCCCCGATACATAACCCTTTCACAGAAAGGACCGGAGCATAATAAGCATTTTATTGTGGCCGTTGAGGTCGGAGGGCTGCGTCTCGGTGAAGGCTCCGGGAAAAATAAAAAAGCAGCTCAGCAGGAAGCAGCCCGTGTGGCAATTCCGAAATATACGGAGTCTTTTGTTGCAAAAGCACGGGAGCACCGGAGCAAAAAGGCATGA